The window ctattttgaaaaacaattataCTTGAAGTACGACTCCATGAATAACAATATGCAAGTTACAATCATGTccaaatagaaaaggaaaagttgtTGGAGAATATTgaataacaaaatggaaaagaacaCTTGTAGTAGGTGACTATTAAGCCACTAATGGCCTGCTAATTGAATAGAATAATTGTAACAAGAAACAACATGTAGTATGAACATTCGATTCAATTTCCAATGccaaatatatactccctccgtcccacttaaaatgcaacatttgagaatcggcacgggattttatgtagtgttgttttgtgagttaataaagagagagtaaagtaagagagatgaaaaagtagagatagagttgtttccatttaaggaaacgtttcatttttaatgggacaatcaaaaaaggaaaacgttgcatttttaatgggacagagggagtactaaactATTAACAAAAATTCTCTAATCTTCCTTTTTATCCGTCTCCTCTTCACATCTGATCGTTGACCTAACAATCAAAGCTTGAAATTGGTGCGATGGCAGAGGCAGTGGTGTCGATTGCTCTACAAACCATCCGCGATTTGCTATCGGAAGAGGGAAGGTTTTTATCTGGCGTGGGCAATCAAGTGAAAGAGCTCGAGAGGCAGCTCATAGAGATGAAGTGTTTCCTCCAAGACGCTGACAAAAGACGACATGAAAGCAGTACCATCTCCAATTGGATCTCCGAGATCAGAGATCTCGTCTACAGATCCGAATCCGCCATTgacgacccgctaccctcagacacgaacacgacacgaacacgacacgaacccattaacgacacgaaccgtttcgggtcaacacgacacgaacacgacacgaacccattaatgacacgaaaataagtattgaaaaatgaaaataataagaataattatattaaaatattatgtgttaataagaataataatattaaaatattatgtgttaacggataacacgaacacgacacgaacacgaacacgaacacgcattgttaacggataacacgaactcCGACACGAACACATtacacgaaattttcgtgtccttaatgggtcgacccgataaggacacgaacacgataagctctgacccaaacccattaatttcgtgccggttcgtgtcgtgttatcgtgtcgtgtcaaaaattgccagccctACTACTAAATCTAGGGGTATTTAAAGAAACGGAAATTGTTTGTGCATGCGGTTActgaaaaaatatagtactaatattaaaggtaatattataaagattttgaagaaatttgaTAGAAATATTAGTACTCGTATAGATCCTCTACAATGTTAAAAACCACGGCACAAGCTGCTGTGGTCAACACGCAGCTATTCGCACATTAAACGCATCAAACTGACAAAATCccatttatttccatttcctcttttctattttaaattttataattgatctTCACTATTTATTTAGGACTTCTAAATTCACAGCTAAAAAAGCTTATATtgtaggagtagtaatttgtagtatgttttttttttctgtaatgataattaaactaaaatttaaaatagaaaagaggaaatggaaatggaaataaatggGATTTTGTCAGTTTCATGCGTTTAATGTGCAAATAGCTGCGTGTTGACCACAACCGCTTGTGTTGACCACAACCGCTTGTGCTGTGGTTTTTaacattatcatttatgataaaagtaaagCGAGATTTCTATTCGTAGACAAACTAAACTGaaaatgagacttctattcAACTGgagtaaaagaaaacaaaaattggtTTAATCGACCAGTTCATGGTCAAACTGACTGATTTCTCAGGTTTGTGGCTCCTATAGCTTATAAAATGTAATGTATCAATAGATTTGAAATTGGCGAGAAAATTAtgattagaaaattaaattaaatttatagtgcAAAAAGAACACCTGACTTTAACTTGTTCAAGAATAGTGTCGTTCAATCTCTCGATCTTTTAACTTAGGATTAGCCAGTTCTATTTTCGTAAATTTACTAATACTCCAATTTcttatataagaaaatataaattgagttgagaaaattaatttgaaggGTTTAAAAACTTATTTTGCCAAATATATGTAACAATTTGTAAGGGTTTGTTGAGAAGCTTATTacttagtaaaataagagaaatagaaaaaaataggttagtggaaaatgaatctCACCTCATAGATATGAGaacaaaattttcttaaaacagAGTGTTTCTGTTTTTAGGAAAAGAcccaaaaatgaaagaattttTGTTCTTCAGAAATGGAGGGGGTACTTGTTTTACAAAAGTCGGAAGGGATCACCTCATATATTACATACTACATTTTCTAATACACTACTAAAATTGACAAGTGGATctctttttatgaaaataaaagttatttcCAATACCTTACAcgaattgaaataattatattaacttatgttaataaaaattataataggtctaatttttaatatcaagaaaatataaaaagagtCAAATTTTTAGTACATATTCGAGAGAATATAAAaaggttaaattttttttgcttttattttttattgtattaaaataatttggtttttaatagtagtattaaacgTCGATTCTGTATACTACTCCCTAAAATTGAATAACTAGAATGAGATAaaactttatgattttaaagtcttatattttttctctattatttttctccttcactctttttgctattttaaatCTACCTAACTATATTAACATTTAATCTTGTTCACCTTAGAAGTTTGCGTTTAGAAGCATGTGTACTTGATAAGCTACCGTCGTCCATTAGGAATTTGGTATACTTGGATACCCTTGATTTACGGCTATCAGAGGATGTTGAAGTTCCAAATGTTTTTAAAGAGATGTTGCGATTAAAACACTTGATTCTTCCTCTTTATGACTTTGAAAACTTTAGAAATTATCGAGTAAGATTGGATGAGGGAGTAAATGAGTTGGAGTCTCTACTATGGCTTGATAGTAGATGTCATGAACTTGAATGTATGGGCAGAATGAAGAATATCCGAAGTTTTGCTGCAATAGTACACGATAGTGAAAGCTTGTCAGCTATCATGAATGTCATTATGAACTGGAACAAGATACAGGATTGTGTTGTTTTCATTGTTGGAAGTTGCGATTTAACAATTGAGCGAATGCTGGAGAAGGCCTTGACATGTCCCAATCTTTATCAATTGAGAATTGTTTCTAAGTTAGGCAAGGCACTAGCAAAGTGCGAGAGTGACCTGATGAGCTCGaaacttaattttttggatttgttgcTATCCGAGATTGAGGATGACCCAATGGGGATACTGGGAAAGCTTCCTTGCTTGGTAACACTGCGATTGAAGGATGACTCATTTCTTGGGGAGGAGATGAGGTGTCCAGCAAACAGTTTTCTTCGCCTCAAGAAGCTAACATTAAGAGGTTTTCCAAAGTTGAGGGAGTGGAGAGTGGAGTCAGGATCCATGCCCCTTCTCTATCTATTAAGGATCGTAGAGTGTTCTTGTTTGGAGATGGTTCCAGAGGGATTGAGTGGCATTTCTACCCTTCAGActcttgtaattaaaaaaatgccgCAATTGGGCGAAAGGGTATCACCAGCAGGACAAGATTTCTACAAAGTCCGCCACGTCCCTTCAATTATCATCAAGGACTAGTCTGTACCAACCAGGTATCTCATGTCATGTTAATCTAGTTTCTTTGTTAGAAATCTTTATCTGCttcatgtttttgtttctttgttaaACTGACTGGGTTGAAGGCAGTGGCAATGGTGCTGGCAAAGTGGGGGTTCGTGTCGTACTCATACATCTACCAGCATCATCTCTATGATTAGAAGATGAAGGAAGAGACAGAAATGATGGAGGTGTGCAGATTCAGCTTGTTGATGAAAGAGAATACCTTGATTTTAGTGCTTAAGTCTTCATTATGTTTGCTTTAAGATTAAATACAGGCtgcattttgtttgataaCTTGTTATTATTGATGCTAAATAACAATAGTCTTGGGAATCTACTCTTTCTGGTTATGAACTTTGGCTAGATAATTATGCAAAGTTCAGATGGTACTGTTTTGTAGAATGCAGAGAGAAGTTTGCTACATTGTATGAGTGTCCACGGTACAACTTCTCTGTATTGCTGAAGCTACATACTTACTAGATATTGATGATATGTTTCTTCTGAGGAAATTATCAATAGAGCATACTTGGATGGACTACATGCTTTTTTTTGACAAAGGGGAATCTTCATTGTTGTATGTGTGACTTCCTTGTATTGTATAGcgatattgatattttgtttagaTTATTTCAATAGCAAAGCAGGAAGCCAATAATTATGGAGGACAGGCAACGTAATTAATTATGCAACCCAAATACCCCCACCACTGGCGTTGCAATAATCAGATCAGTAGATTCCATATgtaagatattttatttgaaattcgaTTGTGCTAAGTTGaagattaaatttaaattagtgtTAACCCACACGCTATTCGCGACTTTGagaaaattattatgaataaataaaataaaataagtgataatattattgcatatataatattaaaaaaaatttaggagAAAATACCATTACATAAGTggcaatattattattagatttaTAGACCTAGTtgttatacaatttttttaaattatagttatatatGTGTGCTTTTTATTCGTTTTTAgttcatcatttttatttgcttgtagttcatcatttttatttgcgAATTTTCTATCtgcactatttttaaaatatggatatacttttatgaaatgagaaataatactattattatatcaaGTTGTAAACtcacaaattatattaataattaaaccaataaaaactcatataatcaaataaatttagaaactAATAGTTGCATAAAAAACAAACGTTAGTTAGAACACTTTTCGACCTCTATATATGTTGTGGCTCCAAgttaaaatatcttaaattacatgtttcaatttatttaataagaaaagtttatattttaattatataaattttttggttagtaaatataaatataatttaataatatatttcgaGTGTttatttcaaacaaatttaataaaattcactAATTAGTTATGACAATTCTATATCACTTATCCCCTTGAACATTAGCAAATCCACCGTCGGTTAATTGAGATAGTTGTTGTAACGGTCTAACCACCTAATCCTCGCATTTTGATATTGATACTATATTCCTCACTTTTaacaatacataaataaataagtgttttaATGCTCGGTTGGGttcattaaattagtatttgaGTATGTGCACTATcatttcaacattttatttgAGTACGGGTGGTTGGGTTCATCTCATTTGCTAGCACCATCATGCTCGCAAAAACTTATAATTGTGCTCGCAAAAGCTCATTTTGCTAGCACCTTTCTAGCACATTGTGTGCTAGATATAACGCTCGTCGCAAACTTGTGAGGACTTTTGCGAGCACCATTGTGCTAGAAACAAGGCGAAGTCCGGCCTTGCTACATTGTGCTCGCAAATTTGCGGGTGCCTACATTGTGCTAGCAAAGTTGTGAGTACCTCCATTATGCTAGAAATTTTGCAGAAACCTTCATTGTGCTAGCAAATTTGGAGAGCTGGACTTGGAATTTCAACTCGTTTGCTAGCACAAAAAGTGCTagcaatcaatattttattataaattctaatattattttttttacaaattatttcatgaataatttattaaataaaacataataaaatgaaataaaaaataacaaaaactcAGAAGTTAcataaaagtaataatattGTCTTACACTTTTAGTTTATAAGACTAAACCTATTTTTTGACTTCTCATTTGGTTAACTTGTTCACTAAGGTACATCATTTATTCTAACAAcctctcattctctctcaaaatCAGAGCGCAACTCCTCATTTTGTCTCACTAACTCAGCATGCGACGCCGCATTTTGCCTTTCCATCTCAGTGACCAACGCCTCATGTTGCTTCTCTAAGTCCTCGCGCACCTCGATAGTGACTTGCTCTCGTATTGTTTGTACCTATCGCTGGAAGTCTTCCGCGCTAACTCCAAATGAGCCAACAGCGGATGAACTGCTAGCATTTCTTTTGTGGTCCAACATGTATTTATCTACACTTGCTCTGTGGTCTCCTCTTCATGGTTCATTATTTTGGTTTCCCTTAATGTTGGAAATACCAACTTCCACACTGCCCAATTTACACAATTTCATCCGATCAATCATCatcacaaacaaaacaagttagagagatagagagggAGTGAGAACAAGATACTGTATATTGTGGCTGCAAACCATTCATTCACAATCTCCACCCATGTACTAGCCCACCCCACATTACACAATTGTGTTAggaaacacacacacacacacacacacatagcCTTATCAAATAATCAACTACCGTAATCAACTTACTTTCCTGTCAAACTCCCCAATTTCCAACTGATGAATTGCATTGCGAAATACAATCGCCCCCAATGAGAACACGAGGTGGAAGAACCCATATCCGTATAGAAGATCATCTTCTTCCCGTTCAACTTCATCTTTACGCAACTGTATCATCACATGACACGACATACCTCTTAGCATCTCATTGCCTATTTTATCAACTTATGGACTCAACGCCCTTTTTTGCGTATTATATTGGTTAGGACTACAATTTCTCAAATAACATCGAACTTCATGCTATAAGTTGATTTACGGTCTCGTGTGGTGGAAAACTGTACCTGGAATGACTGTGAGTTGATCCCCGTTGAGAATGTGGCGATTACAATTGCAAATAGAGCAATCACAAATCCCTGCAAGAAACATAGACAAATGATCATATTGTAAGTGTGACTTCTCATTCGGATTCATTTGCACAAATGAAGTAGAAAAGCAACAAGGACCGATCACATTAGTGTGTGAGATCTTACAACTATAGTAGACCAACCAATATGATGACCACTTTCCCTCTCATGACTGCATTTCTAAGTAGCAGGCTCACTGCATTCAAACATGACAAATGgagatttgatgattttgttgagtCTCAAAGAATACAGATTGAGATATATGATTTCTATTACCTTCTGATAGCACTCGAACAGAGGAAAACAATGTACGAAGCCATAATCCCTGATGACAGCAGGCCTCTGTTCACCTGTCTCAATCATGACAATGAGTCGTATATCTTTAGATACGTTCTCTATACGAATAGAAATCAGAAACATGTTGatcaatttctttattttctataatcTCATTGAAACCATATATTAAACAGTATAAAGTGATCAATaatcaagattaacttaaatgatgaatttgttgcacgtaaaatatattattatgcaAAAGCCGTACCCTTGAATGCAACGATATGGCCATCATTACTATAAGCAGAACTCCGGTCCATGTGAATGAAGAATATGTTAAGGGtgtgataaggctaatttcatgcattggttatagggataaattctgtgatttcctGCGTCTAACAAACCTTtttgagccaggtgtgtagaaaAAATGCCAGCCCTAGAAAGAAGATAGAGATCACCTGGTGAAGGAAGCTGACAAGGAAAATTAAGCAGAAGGATGAAGAGCTACTAGACTGAGGAGCATCGATTGAAGGGCAAAATAGGAATCACAagaacagtctagaagctccATCCACTATAAAAGGAGCAC is drawn from Salvia hispanica cultivar TCC Black 2014 chromosome 6, UniMelb_Shisp_WGS_1.0, whole genome shotgun sequence and contains these coding sequences:
- the LOC125197351 gene encoding probable disease resistance protein At1g58390, which produces MLRLKHLILPLYDFENFRNYRVRLDEGVNELESLLWLDSRCHELECMGRMKNIRSFAAIVHDSESLSAIMNVIMNWNKIQDCVVFIVGSCDLTIERMLEKALTCPNLYQLRIVSKLGKALAKCESDLMSSKLNFLDLLLSEIEDDPMGILGKLPCLVTLRLKDDSFLGEEMRCPANSFLRLKKLTLRGFPKLREWRVESGSMPLLYLLRIVECSCLEMVPEGLSGISTLQTLVIKKMPQLGERVSPAGQDFYKVRHVPSIIIKD